Below is a window of bacterium DNA.
ACCCCACGACGACCGCCGCCTTGATGCGCGGGTCCAGCCCGCACAGATGCGCCGAGCGGAAGCCCCCGACCGACAGCCCGCAGCAGCCGATGCGGTCGGGGTCCACATCCGGCCGTGAGGCCAGGTAGTCCACGCTGCGCATGTCGTCGGTGAACATGATCCCCGCCCACGTGGTGCCACTCTCGAAGACGCCGATGGCGGTCCGGGGCAGCAACTCCCCGGCGCGCCGGTTGAAGGCAGCGACCTGTTCGGGTGTCATCTGCTCGCGGTCCTGGTACTCCGGCGGGTCGCCCGGCAGGATCATCCGCCGCTCGCCCCAGTACATCATGTCAATGGCCATGACCACATAGCCGCGCTTGACCAACTCATTGCCCACGCTACGCCCGCTGTAGCCCATCTCCTTGAACGCGGTCAGCGCGGGATGCGCGTTGGGGAGGCCGATGACCTTCTCCTTGCCCCAGACAAAGAACGCGCCGTGATCGTGTAGGAGCAGGACCGCGGGGTGCTGCTTCTGCCCGTCCTTCGGAATGAGCACATACGCGGGCACGCGGATGTCGGGGGTGGTGTTGAAGGTGATCTTCTCGCGCACATAGCCGCCGCAATCCACGCGCTCGAGGACCTCCGGCCTGGGGGCACACTTGGGCGGGTTGTAGTGCAGCAGCTCCCGCACCTTCTTCCGCGCCTGGCGCTGCCATTGCTCCACATCGGTGAAGCGCGGGCTCAGGAAGGACAGCGGGAACTGCGCGGGGACCTGCGACTGGATGAAGGGGTACAGGGTCCCGGCCTGGGCATCGGGGACGGGCGGCGTCTGGGCCATGGCCATCGCTCCTGACAGTATCGCGACGAGGCAGATCAGCGTGCGCATCACTGGATCTCCCATGTGTACTTGCGTCCGTTGGTGCTCGGGTCCGAGCCATCACTGGCGGCGAACCACAGCGTCGTCCCCCAGTGCGCGAACAGCCCCTTGCCCTCCTCGCGGATGCGCACGTGCGCCGTGTGCGCCGGGCCCAGGGGCTTGCCATCCTCGAACATCAGCAGCGTGGAGGGTGGTACGTCCTTGACGCCGTCGCCGGGGTAGAGCGGGCCGAGGTCATACTGATACAGGTGGCCGATCTCGTGCCGAATCTGCGACGGCGAGATCACCCCCTGCAGCGCCATCAGCCAGCGGGCGCCGTCCCGCTCCATGGCTCGCCAGCCGGGCACATCGTCCTGCGGCATCGGCGTCTTGGTCGCCACCAGCGCCAGGTAGTCCAGGTTCAGGCCTAGCCCGTTCTGGTTCGCCAGCCGCAGCGTGTGCTCGCCGGCCGTGAGCGCCAGCGCCACTGGCTTGCCCTTGGCCTGCAGGCACGTTACGCCCCAGTTGTCCATGAGGTCCGAGCCATAGCCCCCGGTGGTCGGGAAGGCGAAGTCGCCACGCTGCTCCCCGTCCACGCTCAGCGCCCGCGCCGAGTCCACCGGCACGGCGTAGCGAGCCAAGAGGAAGTACTGGTCCGCCACCGGCACGTTAACTTCCCACTCCAGCCAGTGCCCCTGCGTGTCCGCATGCGACAGCGACAGCCCGGACGCGTTGAGCTTGTCGTTGCGTACGTGCATCTTGCCGCCCCCCTCGGCCGCGAACTGCTCGGCCTCCACCCGCAGGATGAGGCCCCACTGCCTGAGCCCGAAGTCATACGGCGCCGGAGGCAGTTGCAGCGTCCGTCGGCTGGAGCTGACGTGGCCCTGGCTGTCCTTCACGGTCAGCGTCACCGGCAGGGGCCCGCCGTGCAGCATCGTCTGCTTGACGGTCGCGCCGGTCGCCGGCTTGTCGCCGATCCGCCAGGAGTAGGACGCGATCTTGCCCTCGGCCGCGCGCGACGTGGTCCCGTCCAGCACGACCTCGGAGCCGGTCGACGTCGCCGTAACCGTCGCGTCGAACTGCGCCAGCACCTGGTTCAGCAGGTTGATCCGCGCGTAGCTGATGCCGGCCACGCCGCTGGCCACGCCGAGCAGATCCAGTGTGGCCGACGGCGCCGACCCGCCCCGCTCGGTGGCGGTGAAGAACGAGGTCATGGGGTACTGCAGCGCCACCCGCACCGGGTCACTGTGCGTCCCGTCGGGGTAGATCTCCATCAGACGGTTCTCGGCAACAGCCTTGCCCTGGGCGTCCGCGCCGCTGGTGTAGTAGAAGACGAACAGGCGGCCATCGGGCGTGGCCTGGAAGCGCCCCCAACCGGGGATCAGCTTGCTCTCCTGCTTCTCTCCGCCGAACGCCAGCCGCGTCTTGTGCACCACCTTGCCCTGGTCAATGATCCCGTACATCAGGGCATACGTCTGCGGCTCGTCCGGGAAGAACTTGTCGCGCACGCGCGTATCCCAGACGCTCTGTTCCAGCCACAGGATGTGCGCTCGCCCCTGACCATCCAGCCACAGGTCCAGATTGCTGATGTGCCCGCAGGTCTTGTCGCAGTCGGCGACCTTCACCCATTCCGCGAAGGGCTGCCGGGTGATGTCCGGGGTCCAGCAGTAGTACAGGCGCCGGAAGTCGTAGTCCCACGCCTTCCCCTCGTGCAGCACGAGCTTGAACTCGCGCCACTCGCGGACCCACTCGATGATGTCGCTCACGCCCATGAGGTGGGCGGCGCGGTTGCGGAGGGCCATGTTCTGGTAGCAGACGCGGATCGCCTCGGGCTTCTCAAACTCCGCGCCCCACGGCATCTTGATGGTGCCGCACCTGCTCCACTTGCCCGCGCGGTCCAGGAACGCCCAGTGGCTCTGGTCATAGCCGGTGTTCTGCAAGTACAGCGCCTCGTGGCTCTTGCCGTCCACGGTGAAGCCGCGGTAGGAGTGCTCGCAAAATGGTGGGGTGCCTTCCCACTGCGGCAGCGACACCTGCGGCGGGGCTGTCAGCTTCCTGGTATCGAAGATGAGCAACTGCGGCTGGGCCGACCCGTTGTAGGCGTCCGGCTCCGTGAGCGTGGGATCGCTGGTGAGCAGCAGCCGGCCATCGTCGAACAGCCCCAGCGGGCAGGGCTCGCGCTGGCGGCCGGTGGCGTCTTTCTGCATGAGCTGCCAGCCCCTGGCCCCGCGCTGGAAGACCATCCAGCGCACGTTGTTGAGCGGCTTTTGGTCCGGGATGGTCTCGATGCCGCTGGCGAACAGGTCCTGCCCCCGGCGGGCGATACACGTCGAGCCATAGCACCACATCGGCCCGGCGCCGTTGTTGGCCGGCGGCGTGGTGTAGACTTGTTCCTCGGCCTCGACCGTGGGCAGCAGCGGGGCGGCGGCGTGGGCGTCCATGGCCCAGATCACTCCCGTCAGGCAGAGTGCGGCAGCAAGGACCTTCATGGCATCCTCCGAGCAAAACGAAACGGCGACTCCACCTTTCGATGAAGCCGCCGCTCCTCCCTCCCCTAACGCGCTGAGCGCGTTGCGGGCAAACTGCGTCGCCTCACTGGTGCGTTGCGAGCGACACGACGCCGACGATAGCCGCTACGACGACCAGGACGCCTACGAATGCGGTGGCCTTGACCATCGTACGGGCTTCTGCCGCATCCCGAAAAACCAGCCCGGGGATCGACTCCGGGCTGCGCCATCCTCGAATGAACCCGTAGATGCAGGCTGGGAGGACAAAGTACAGTACAAAGCGATAGCCCGCGGGCACGCGGTCGCCAGTGATGATGATCGGCACCGCCACCGCGCCAACGAATATCACGACGCACAGGGCCATGTACAATGCCCTGAGCCCCTTCTGGACCTGCGCCACGTACTTCACGTCCGCCGCGGCTTGCTTTGGCGACACCGCCCCTCGCCCGCCTCGCCGCGGGGCGGCGATTGCCGTCAATTCCGACGGGGCTGCCGAGGTCGTCGCCGGCGCAGTCGCCGTGGCCGCCGCCAGCTTCTCTCCGCAGTCCAGGCACTGCTTGTCGGTCTCGTAGTTCTCCGCACCACACTTCGGACACGTGACACGCTTCATGGGAAGTCTGCCTCCGACGTTCTGTGCAAGACACGGGAAGCAATGCGCGCCATTCCACGTTGCGGGCGTGGTCCGCCTTAGCTCATGTCAATCTGCACGTCGCTGGCCACCGGGCTCCACATCGTGTAGTCGGTCTTGGCCGTCTGCAGGATGGAGCCGGGGACGTACTTGTTCGGGTACACGTGCGCCGCCAGGCGGGCGATGAACCGCTGCCAGCTCATGGTCGTCCCGGGGCCACACATCCCGTCCAGCCAGAAGCTGCGGTGCTTGGCGCCCAGGATGTCGGCCGGGGCGATCGAGGCGGCCTTGGGCGGAACCCAAGACCAGTCGCCGCCGAAGCTGTGCAGGGCGTTCTGCATGATCGTCATCGGGTTCAGCTCGACGATCTGCGCCTTGGCCTGTTTGTACTCCTCAAGGTCGGCGTAGTTGTCGCCCAGGTGCGCCTCGAAGAAGGCGATGTGGCCGCACCAGCCGATGCCGCCGTAGCAGCAGTCGGCCCCGCCGGTCGCGGCGATCATGTCTGAGTAGCTGTTGATGTTGCCGGTGTTGGGGAAGTGGATGTTCTCGGCCTTGGGCCGCAGCTCCTCGCGGATCTGCCCGAAAAAGCTCCCCATCATCGAGGTCGCAAAGGAGCCTTGCCAGTCCGGTGGCGCGGTCTGGCCGTTCTCGTCGGCGTACTCATCCATGTTGAAGGTGATAAGGTGCTTGCAGTCAATGCTCAGCCGGTTGATGATGCTGGCCGCGATGGCGTACTGCGGCACGGGTCCCACCGGCAGGATCAGCACGCACTGGCGCCCTTCCTCCGCGGCCGACACGATGCGACCGACGATGTCGAGGGCGAATTCGGCATAGAACACGGCGATGCTGTCAATCAGCCGGATTTTGAAGTCGGGGTTGCTGTGCTTGCAGATGTCTTCTTTCTTGATGGCTCGTACGCGCGCACACTCTTCCTTGTCGCGGAACGAGATGAACTTGCTGAGTTCGGGTTGGAACGCCATGTCTCTTGCCTCCCTGCGGATTGCCAAGTGCTGCCAGTGCATTCGCCGCCCCTCCATCAGAACCCTTCCTGCCGCCAGCCTCGATCATCCCTGTCGGGCGGCCGAGGAGCGACGCCCGAGCAATACTGCGACGGTTGTGCGGGAGACGAAGGTGGTGTCTGCCCGGATGGCGCATTGCTTGGCTTTGCCGCCTACATCACATGCCGTGCCGTTGAGGGAGGGTTTGGGTTGACCGTTGTATTGAGGAGCCTCGCCGTACTGCTGCTGGGCGCCGTGTGCGCCATGCCCG
It encodes the following:
- a CDS encoding zinc ribbon domain-containing protein, yielding MKRVTCPKCGAENYETDKQCLDCGEKLAAATATAPATTSAAPSELTAIAAPRRGGRGAVSPKQAAADVKYVAQVQKGLRALYMALCVVIFVGAVAVPIIITGDRVPAGYRFVLYFVLPACIYGFIRGWRSPESIPGLVFRDAAEARTMVKATAFVGVLVVVAAIVGVVSLATHQ
- a CDS encoding alpha/beta hydrolase family protein; translation: MRTLICLVAILSGAMAMAQTPPVPDAQAGTLYPFIQSQVPAQFPLSFLSPRFTDVEQWQRQARKKVRELLHYNPPKCAPRPEVLERVDCGGYVREKITFNTTPDIRVPAYVLIPKDGQKQHPAVLLLHDHGAFFVWGKEKVIGLPNAHPALTAFKEMGYSGRSVGNELVKRGYVVMAIDMMYWGERRMILPGDPPEYQDREQMTPEQVAAFNRRAGELLPRTAIGVFESGTTWAGIMFTDDMRSVDYLASRPDVDPDRIGCCGLSVGGFRSAHLCGLDPRIKAAVVVGWMCSYPAMLQQKLTSIGFWAVVPGLQQLMDLPDVVSMHAPQPLMCIQGTQDGLFTNEGVQAAYDKIAAVYAKAGAKGRFEPVTYDGPHEFNAEMQDKAFAWLDRWLR